Proteins encoded together in one Juglans regia cultivar Chandler chromosome 9, Walnut 2.0, whole genome shotgun sequence window:
- the LOC108993784 gene encoding auxin response factor 9 — MANWGGSFSQSNVLAEGCGGDELYAELWKACAGPLVDVPRAGERVFYFPQGHMEQLEASTNQELNQRNPLFQLPSKILCSVLHVDLLAEQETDEVYAQITLVPDADQTEPTSPDRRLPEPPKPTVHSFCKVLTASDTSTHGGFSVLRKHATECLPPLDMTQSTPTQELVAKDLHGYAWHFKHIFRGQPRRHLLTTGWSVFVTSKRLVAGDSFVFLRGENGELRVGVRRLARQQSSMPSSVISSQSMHLGVLATASHAVATQTMFVVFYKPRTSQFIISLNKYLEAVNNKFGVGMRFKMSFEGEDSPERRFLGTIIGVEDKSPHWAGSRWRSLKVQWDEPASIPRPDQVSPWEIESFVASVPVSMPLPAPKNKRPRTPIEIPNLDNTSSTGSTLWNSALTQSNEMTPFMAEGKRSENHAIWHHKQTDVNSTSNSISRTQTDGSWLSSPRACVTRHLFQDTMDDRKSVSKWPSLPGYSTPHSSKPNNDPFPDPVEKVKKADTASGCRLFGIELINHSTTSHPVEEATTQPISMSNGSTEGRSTLSAIDSDHKYDLSKDSKEKQLGQLQVPPKDIQSKQNCSTSTRSRTKVQMQGVAVGRAVDLTMLEGYGQLIDELEDMFNIKGQLQPRDKWEIVYTDDEGDMMLVGDDPWQEFCNMVRRIFICSSQDVKKMSPGSKLPMSSIEGEGTVMSLDSTENCNMELP; from the exons ATGGCGAATTGGGGCGGGTCGTTTTCCCAGTCAAATGTTTTGGCGGAAG GTTGTGGAGGGGATGAGCTGTATGCCGAGCTATGGAAGGCTTGCGCGGGCCCACTCGTGGACGTGCCACGGGCCGGCGAGAGGGTCTTCTATTTCCCACAGGGCCACATGGAACAA TTGGAGGCATCAACAAATCAGGAGCTGAATCAGAGAAATCCACTGTTTCAACTTCCCTCGAAGATTCTCTGTAGTGTACTTCACGTTGATTTGCTG gcgGAACAAGAAACAGACGAGGTTTACGCACAAATTACTTTAGTGCCAGATGCAGAC CAAACTGAGCCTACAAGTCCTGATCGTCGACTTCCTGAACCTCCAAAACCAACGGTTCACTCGTTCTGCAAAGTTTTAACAGCCTCTGATACGAGTACACATGGCGGGTTTTCTGTTCTCCGCAAACATGCTACTGAATGCCTTCCTCCGCTG GATATGACCCAGTCGACCCCAACTCAGGAATTGGTTGCTAAGGATCTTCATGGTTATGCATGGCATTTTAAGCATATTTTCAGAG GTCAACCACGGAGACACTTGCTTACAACAGGATGGAGTGTTTTTGTGACATCTAAGAGATTAGTTGCGGGAGATTCCTTTGTATTTCTGAG GGGAGAAAATGGGGAGTTGCGTGTTGGGGTGAGGCGCCTTGCCCGTCAACAGAGCAGCATGCCATCGTCTGTGATTTCTAGTCAGAGCATGCACTTAGGAGTGCTTGCAACTGCTTCTCATGCTGTTGCAACCCAAACTATGTTTGTAGTTTTTTATAAGCCAAG GACAAGCCAGTTCATAATAAGCTTAAATAAGTATTTGGAGGCTGTCAACAATAAGTTCGGAGTTGGCATGAgatttaagatgagttttgaGGGGGAGGACTCTCCAGAGAGAAG GTTTCTGGGCACAATAATTGGGGTTGAAGATAAATCTCCTCATTGGGCAGGTTCAAGATGGCGATCGCTAAAA GTTCAATGGGATGAACCTGCATCTATTCCCAGACCAGACCAGGTTTCACCATGGGAGATAGAGTCCTTTGTGGCTTCTGTACCTGTAAGCATGCCTCTACCTGCTCCGAAGAACAAAAGGCCCAGAACACCCATTGAAATTCCAAATCTTG atAATACCAGTTCAACTGGATCAACTCTCTGGAATTCTGCATTGACACAGTCTAATGAAATGACACCATTTATGGCTGAAGGCAAAAGAAGTGAAAATCATGCTATCTGGCATCACAAGCAGACAGATGTTAACAGCACCAGCAACTCAATTTCAAGGACTCAGACTGATGGGAGCTGGTTATCTTCTCCTCGTGCATGTGTTACTCGGCATCTATTTCAGGATACGATGGATGACCGCAAAAGTGTCTCTAAATGGCCTTCTCTCCCAGGCTATTCAACTCCACACTCTTCAAAGCCGAACAATGACCCATTTCCTGACCCTGTTGAGAAAGTGAAGAAAGCTGACACTGCTTCTGGTTGCCGCTTGTTTGGAATTGAGCTGATCAATCACTCTACAACCTCACATCCTGTGGAGGAGGCAACCACACAACCGATTAGTATGTCTAATGGCTCCACTGAAGGACGTAGTACCCTGTCAGCAATTGATTCAGACCATAAGTATGATCTATCAAAGGATTCAAAAGAAAAGCAACTGGGGCAGCTGCAAGTACCGCCAAAAGATATTCAGAGCAAGCAAAACTGCTCCACTTCAACCAGAAGTCGCACCAAG GTTCAAATGCAGGGGGTTGCTGTTGGTCGGGCTGTAGACTTAACCATGTTGGAAGGATATGGTCAACTTATAGATGAACTTGAGGACATGTTTAACATCAAGGGACAGCTTCAACCTCGGGATAAGTGGGAAATTGTCTATACTGACGATGAAGGGGATATGATGCTTGTGGGTGATGATCCATGGCA GGAATTCTGTAACATGGTGAGAAGAATCTTCATTTGCTCCAGCCAGGACGTGAAGAAGATGAGCCCAGGAAGTAAACTGCCCATGTCTTCCATAGAAGGTGAAGGGACTGTTATGAGCTTGGATTCCACCGAAAACTGCAATATGGAACTgccatga